A genome region from Pseudomonas anguilliseptica includes the following:
- a CDS encoding histidine phosphatase family protein, giving the protein MGSIYLIRHGQASFGADDYDVLSPIGIRQAEVLGAHLAQLGTRIDRSVSGDLRRQQHTANSALQQLHDAGIAIPQLDIDSAFNEFDADAVIRSLLPGMLGEEPEAMHTLRNGASNRAEFQRLFAKLIGRWISGEHDMPELQSWQGFVEQVQGGLTRLLEQADSKQNIAVFTSGGTITALLHLITGIAPAQAFELNWQIVNTSLSCLKFRGSQVSLASFNSHVHLQLLKAPELITYR; this is encoded by the coding sequence GTGGGCAGCATCTACCTGATTCGACATGGCCAAGCCTCCTTCGGTGCAGACGATTACGATGTGCTATCGCCCATCGGAATTCGCCAGGCCGAAGTGCTGGGCGCGCACCTCGCACAACTCGGCACGCGGATTGATCGCAGTGTCAGTGGTGATCTGCGCCGCCAGCAACACACCGCTAACAGCGCCTTACAGCAACTGCACGATGCCGGCATTGCCATACCGCAACTGGACATTGACTCTGCCTTTAATGAGTTCGACGCAGACGCAGTGATCCGCAGCCTGCTGCCGGGCATGCTTGGCGAAGAACCTGAAGCCATGCATACCCTGCGTAACGGCGCGAGCAACCGTGCCGAATTTCAGCGCTTGTTCGCCAAGCTGATTGGCCGCTGGATTTCTGGCGAACATGACATGCCGGAACTGCAAAGCTGGCAAGGCTTCGTCGAGCAGGTCCAGGGCGGCCTCACCCGCCTGCTTGAGCAGGCTGACAGCAAACAGAACATTGCCGTATTCACCTCGGGCGGCACTATTACCGCGCTGCTGCACCTGATTACCGGTATCGCGCCTGCGCAGGCTTTCGAGCTGAACTGGCAGATTGTTAACACCTCACTAAGCTGCCTGAAGTTTCGCGGCAGCCAAGTGAGCCTGGCTTCCTTCAACAGCCATGTGCATTTGCAGCTGTTGAAGGCGCCGGAGCTCATCACTTATCGATGA
- a CDS encoding SCP2 sterol-binding domain-containing protein, which yields MSVADIVNTMQSKFNAGAAAGLDLVFQFNIEDGENYALIVKDGTCAVEKGDNANANVTLIMDTETLKGITSGETDGMQAFMSGKLRAEGDMMLAMKLGELFPV from the coding sequence ATGAGCGTTGCAGACATCGTCAATACCATGCAGTCCAAATTCAACGCCGGTGCCGCTGCAGGCCTGGACCTGGTGTTCCAATTCAACATCGAAGACGGCGAGAACTACGCTCTGATCGTCAAAGACGGCACCTGCGCCGTTGAGAAAGGCGACAATGCCAACGCCAACGTGACCCTGATCATGGACACCGAAACCCTGAAAGGCATCACCAGCGGCGAAACCGACGGTATGCAAGCCTTCATGTCCGGCAAACTGCGCGCCGAAGGCGACATGATGCTGGCCATGAAACTGGGCGAGCTGTTCCCGGTTTAA
- a CDS encoding phosphotransferase family protein encodes MALTDQSTRIREGEELDAAVIDQYLKAHIPGLTDEPRISQFPGGASNLTYLLEYPDKEFVLRRPPFGHKAKSAHDMGREYRILNQLNAGFPYCPKAYVHCTEESVIGAEFYVMERVNGIILRSDMPVELNFNAEQTRELCKSFIDKMVELHNVDYQACGLGDLGKPEGYVQRQIGGWSDRYDKALTPDAPLWEPVKAWLRDKMPADHHKPGIVHNDYRFDNVILNPQNPSQIIGVLDWELTTIGDPLMDLGNTLAYWIEAGDSAPIQMMRRQPSNAPGMLTRQQFADYYAERSGIEIKSIDFYYTYGLFRLAGIVQQIYYRYFHGQTQDKRFAQFIHMNKLLEQMSLQVINKSQL; translated from the coding sequence ATGGCGCTTACTGACCAGTCCACCCGTATCCGCGAAGGCGAAGAACTCGACGCCGCGGTCATCGACCAGTACCTCAAGGCGCATATCCCCGGTCTGACGGACGAGCCACGCATCAGCCAATTTCCGGGCGGCGCCTCGAACCTGACCTACCTGCTGGAATACCCGGACAAAGAATTCGTCCTGCGCCGCCCGCCCTTTGGCCACAAGGCCAAATCCGCCCACGACATGGGCCGCGAGTACCGCATCCTCAATCAACTCAACGCCGGCTTCCCCTACTGCCCGAAAGCCTACGTGCACTGCACCGAGGAATCGGTAATCGGTGCCGAGTTCTACGTGATGGAGCGGGTCAACGGCATCATCCTGCGTTCGGACATGCCGGTTGAACTGAACTTCAACGCCGAGCAAACCCGCGAGCTGTGCAAGAGCTTTATCGACAAGATGGTCGAGCTGCACAACGTCGACTATCAGGCCTGCGGCCTGGGCGACCTGGGCAAGCCCGAAGGGTATGTGCAACGGCAGATCGGCGGCTGGAGTGATCGCTACGATAAGGCCCTGACCCCCGACGCCCCGTTGTGGGAACCGGTCAAAGCCTGGCTGCGCGACAAGATGCCAGCAGACCACCACAAGCCCGGCATCGTACACAACGATTACCGCTTCGATAACGTGATTCTCAACCCACAGAACCCAAGCCAGATCATCGGCGTGCTGGACTGGGAGCTGACCACCATCGGCGACCCGCTGATGGACCTGGGCAACACCCTCGCCTATTGGATCGAAGCCGGCGACTCGGCACCGATCCAGATGATGCGCCGACAGCCGAGCAATGCACCAGGCATGCTCACCCGTCAGCAGTTTGCCGATTACTACGCCGAACGCTCGGGCATCGAAATCAAGAGCATCGATTTCTACTACACCTACGGCCTGTTTCGCCTGGCCGGCATCGTGCAGCAGATTTACTACCGCTACTTCCATGGCCAGACCCAGGACAAGCGCTTCGCGCAGTTCATTCACATGAACAAACTGCTGGAGCAGATGAGCCTGCAGGTCATCAATAAATCGCAGCTGTAA
- a CDS encoding SDR family oxidoreductase, with translation MSKTHLFDLDGKIAFVSGASRGIGEAIAKLLAQQGAHVIVSSRKIDDCQKVADAIIADGGKATAIACHIGEMEQISNVFAQIKEQFGRLDVLVNNAATNPQFCNVLDTDLGAFQKTVDVNIRGYYFMSIEGGKLMKANGGGSIINVASINGVSPGEFQGIYSVTKAAVISMTKVFAKECAQFGIRCNALLPGLTDTKLASALTKNDAILKVALQRIPLKRVADPSEMAGTVLYLASDASSYTTGVALNVDGGFLS, from the coding sequence ATGTCCAAAACCCATCTGTTCGACCTCGACGGCAAGATCGCTTTCGTCTCCGGCGCCAGCCGTGGCATCGGCGAGGCCATTGCCAAACTGCTGGCCCAACAAGGCGCTCATGTCATCGTCTCCAGTCGCAAGATTGATGACTGCCAGAAAGTCGCTGATGCCATCATCGCCGACGGCGGCAAGGCCACTGCGATTGCCTGTCACATTGGCGAAATGGAGCAGATCAGCAATGTCTTCGCGCAGATCAAAGAGCAATTCGGCCGCCTCGATGTGCTGGTCAACAACGCCGCCACCAACCCGCAGTTCTGCAACGTGCTGGACACCGATCTGGGCGCATTCCAGAAGACCGTGGATGTGAACATCCGTGGCTACTACTTCATGTCCATCGAAGGCGGCAAGCTGATGAAGGCCAACGGTGGTGGCAGCATTATCAATGTGGCCTCGATCAACGGCGTCTCGCCGGGCGAATTCCAGGGCATCTACTCGGTGACCAAGGCCGCCGTAATCAGCATGACCAAGGTCTTCGCCAAGGAGTGCGCGCAGTTCGGCATCCGCTGCAACGCCCTGCTGCCAGGCCTGACCGACACCAAGCTTGCCTCGGCCCTGACCAAGAACGACGCCATTCTCAAAGTCGCCCTGCAGCGCATCCCGCTCAAGCGCGTGGCCGATCCGAGTGAAATGGCCGGCACCGTACTATACCTGGCCAGCGACGCCTCCAGCTACACCACGGGCGTGGCGCTGAATGTGGACGGTGGCTTCCTCTCCTGA
- a CDS encoding TSUP family transporter, producing MAFPFELSVDLTTLAILALVAFIAGFIDAIAGGGGLLTIPALLTAGLPPHLALGTNKLSSTFGSAAASYTFYRRKLFDPDQWRNALIGTAVGALLGAAMAQWLPSEWLNQLLPAVVFGCGLYLLFGKTPDAPLLAEAPIARGRQWPQSLSLGFYDGVAGPGTGAFWTVSSLLLYPLDLVKASGVARSMNFVSNICALTVFIISGQVAWLLGVCMGMALMVGAFLGARTAIKGGSKFIRPVFILVVLALTARLAWQHWFGLA from the coding sequence ATGGCTTTCCCGTTTGAACTCAGTGTTGACCTGACCACCCTGGCGATTCTCGCCCTGGTCGCGTTTATTGCCGGCTTTATCGATGCAATTGCCGGCGGCGGCGGTTTGCTGACCATCCCCGCGCTACTCACTGCCGGCTTGCCGCCGCACCTGGCCCTGGGCACCAATAAACTCAGCTCAACCTTTGGCTCAGCCGCCGCCAGTTACACTTTCTACCGGCGTAAACTGTTTGACCCCGACCAATGGCGCAATGCATTGATCGGCACGGCCGTCGGCGCGCTGCTAGGCGCTGCCATGGCGCAGTGGCTGCCCTCGGAGTGGTTGAATCAGCTGTTACCTGCCGTGGTGTTTGGCTGCGGCCTGTACCTGCTGTTCGGCAAGACCCCGGATGCACCGCTGCTCGCCGAGGCACCGATTGCCAGAGGCCGACAGTGGCCGCAAAGCCTCAGCCTGGGTTTCTATGATGGGGTCGCGGGGCCCGGCACTGGCGCCTTCTGGACGGTCAGCAGTCTGCTGCTCTACCCGCTCGACCTGGTCAAGGCAAGCGGCGTGGCCCGCAGCATGAACTTCGTCAGCAATATCTGCGCCCTGACTGTATTTATAATCAGCGGGCAAGTGGCCTGGCTGCTAGGTGTCTGCATGGGGATGGCGCTGATGGTCGGCGCATTTCTCGGGGCACGCACAGCGATCAAGGGCGGTTCGAAGTTTATCCGCCCGGTATTTATTCTGGTGGTACTGGCGTTGACCGCACGCCTAGCCTGGCAGCACTGGTTCGGCCTGGCCTAG
- the nudC gene encoding NAD(+) diphosphatase, which translates to MQRWQPSLLDNQQSGGWVVVHCKQHFLADSNGVLFPREWLKKQDLPIIAEHGLGHFDGDAVYLLELGQPFDMPGCAWQSLRQFMLQGDADTFKLLSYATQIGTWASQHRFCGSCGGAMQHVPGERAMHCVRCELQHYPRLSPSMIVLVTRGDEILLARSPRFVSGVYSTLAGFVEAGESVEHCVAREVREEVGVEISNLQYLGSQGWPFPHSLMLGFHAEYAGGDIVMQVDEIEDAQWFSVHNLPPLPASRSIARYLIDVYVARRLGQAEPVLPG; encoded by the coding sequence ATGCAACGCTGGCAACCCAGTCTGCTCGATAATCAGCAATCCGGTGGCTGGGTGGTCGTGCACTGCAAGCAGCACTTTCTCGCGGACAGCAACGGTGTGCTGTTTCCCCGCGAATGGCTGAAAAAACAGGATTTGCCGATTATCGCCGAACATGGCCTTGGCCATTTTGATGGTGATGCGGTCTATCTGTTGGAGCTTGGCCAGCCTTTCGACATGCCGGGCTGCGCCTGGCAGAGTCTGCGCCAATTTATGCTGCAGGGCGATGCCGATACCTTCAAGTTACTCAGCTATGCCACCCAGATTGGCACCTGGGCCAGCCAGCATCGTTTCTGTGGCAGCTGTGGTGGAGCGATGCAACATGTGCCGGGCGAACGCGCGATGCACTGCGTGCGCTGTGAGCTGCAGCATTATCCGCGGCTTTCACCAAGCATGATCGTGCTGGTTACTCGCGGCGATGAGATTCTGCTGGCGCGCTCGCCGCGCTTTGTTTCCGGGGTCTACAGCACCCTGGCAGGCTTCGTGGAAGCGGGGGAGTCGGTCGAGCACTGCGTGGCCCGTGAAGTTCGTGAAGAGGTTGGGGTCGAGATCAGCAACCTGCAGTACCTGGGTAGCCAGGGTTGGCCGTTTCCGCATTCGCTGATGCTGGGCTTCCATGCCGAATACGCCGGTGGCGATATCGTCATGCAGGTCGATGAAATCGAGGATGCGCAGTGGTTCAGTGTGCATAACCTGCCGCCACTACCGGCTTCGCGTTCGATTGCCCGTTATCTGATTGACGTCTATGTGGCGCGTCGTCTAGGCCAGGCCGAACCAGTGCTGCCAGGCTAG
- a CDS encoding ferrous iron transporter B: protein MVSGATSLNLVRDELFTTMEEAESSLEHFIADRHNGSLLQQAVENLHQVRGTLNLIELAGAELLAQEVLDQATDIPAGAGEERDVQLSALSNALHVLRRYLENVEAHRQEMPELLLPAINDLRQAGGQPALPESFFFSARLDHARPRTAPPSVDGAARESEGRRLRHMYQVGLLGFIREQNPQASLKLMGRALTRLDSLFANEPRGRLCWVGAAAVEAQVDGQLLARKSRKQLFSRIDRELKQMLANGQYEAPRGLLKELLYLVALADTRGPQAAALSEVFGLTPLPFTDHLLEEEYQRLSGPGQAVMRSLSSAIREELNSVKDMLDLIERGTLQGDSLNSLHTLLGKLSKTLGMVGLSSAGNSLNAQLQTVASWSEEHAPAPQELHKLADAVLYVEGMVASLERGERRETRPAQAQPGDEAESFALHQLNEARIVVVDEAQAGLALAKRAITAYLESGGERMRLSNVPFSLQAVRGGLWFLGQERAALLVGACADYIQQHMFDASQMPSEQMLETLADALSSLEYYLEAGAVMRPETQPSVLDLAAESVRALGMPLEA, encoded by the coding sequence ATGGTTTCTGGAGCCACGTCGCTTAATCTGGTGCGCGATGAACTGTTCACCACCATGGAGGAGGCTGAGTCGAGCCTCGAACACTTTATCGCCGACCGCCACAATGGCAGCCTGCTGCAACAGGCCGTGGAAAACCTGCATCAGGTACGCGGCACGCTGAACCTGATCGAGCTGGCCGGCGCCGAGTTGCTGGCCCAGGAAGTGCTGGATCAGGCCACCGATATTCCTGCCGGCGCCGGTGAAGAGCGCGATGTGCAGCTTTCCGCGTTGAGTAACGCATTGCACGTGCTGCGCCGTTATCTGGAAAACGTTGAAGCTCATCGCCAGGAAATGCCGGAACTGCTGCTGCCGGCAATCAATGATCTGCGTCAGGCCGGTGGTCAGCCTGCCTTGCCGGAAAGTTTCTTTTTCAGTGCGCGCCTTGACCACGCTCGCCCACGTACCGCTCCGCCATCGGTTGATGGTGCCGCACGTGAAAGTGAAGGGCGCCGTCTGCGGCATATGTATCAGGTAGGACTGCTGGGTTTTATCCGCGAGCAGAACCCGCAGGCCAGCCTCAAGCTGATGGGGCGCGCACTGACGCGACTCGATAGCCTGTTTGCCAACGAGCCACGCGGTCGCCTGTGTTGGGTCGGTGCTGCCGCCGTTGAGGCGCAGGTCGATGGTCAGCTGCTGGCGCGCAAGTCGCGTAAGCAGCTGTTCTCGCGGATTGACCGCGAACTCAAGCAGATGCTCGCCAATGGGCAGTACGAGGCGCCGCGGGGACTGCTTAAGGAATTGCTCTATCTGGTGGCCCTGGCGGATACCCGTGGGCCGCAAGCGGCAGCCCTCAGTGAAGTCTTCGGCCTGACGCCGCTGCCCTTTACCGATCATTTGCTGGAAGAGGAATACCAGCGTCTGTCAGGCCCGGGTCAGGCGGTCATGCGTTCGCTGAGTTCGGCGATTCGCGAAGAGCTCAACAGCGTCAAGGATATGCTTGACCTGATTGAGCGCGGCACCCTGCAAGGCGACAGCCTCAATAGCCTGCATACCTTGCTCGGCAAACTGAGCAAGACCCTCGGCATGGTTGGCCTGAGTTCGGCGGGCAACTCTCTTAATGCTCAACTGCAAACCGTTGCCAGTTGGAGCGAGGAACACGCGCCAGCACCTCAGGAGCTGCATAAGCTGGCCGATGCCGTGCTGTACGTTGAAGGCATGGTTGCCAGTCTGGAGCGCGGCGAGCGCCGTGAAACGCGGCCTGCGCAGGCGCAGCCGGGTGACGAGGCCGAGTCCTTTGCCCTGCATCAGCTTAATGAAGCACGCATCGTCGTGGTCGATGAGGCTCAGGCCGGTCTGGCTCTGGCCAAGCGTGCAATTACCGCGTACCTGGAGTCGGGTGGCGAGCGCATGCGACTTTCCAACGTACCATTCAGTCTGCAAGCCGTGCGTGGTGGGTTGTGGTTCCTCGGTCAGGAGCGTGCTGCGCTGCTGGTGGGTGCCTGCGCCGATTACATCCAGCAGCATATGTTCGACGCATCGCAGATGCCGTCCGAGCAGATGCTGGAAACCCTCGCCGACGCGCTGAGTAGCCTGGAGTACTACCTCGAGGCCGGTGCGGTGATGCGGCCGGAAACGCAGCCGAGCGTGCTTGATCTCGCCGCAGAAAGCGTGCGGGCCCTGGGCATGCCGCTGGAGGCTTGA
- a CDS encoding crotonase/enoyl-CoA hydratase family protein: protein MSDYKAFNVALADKVAHVVINRPEKVNAMNADFWREIIEIFRWVDDTDEVRAVVISGAGKHFSSGIDLMMLASVGSQLGPDVGRNAEKLRRKILELQASFNAVDNCRKPVLAAIQGYCLGGAIDLISACDMRYSTTDAQFSIKEIDIGMAADVGTLQRLPRIIGDGMMRELAFTGRTIGGEEACSIGLVNRTYADVDALLDGVMGIAREIASKSPVAIRGTKEMIRYMRDHRVDDGLEYIATWNAAMLQSADLRVAMTAHMSKQKPEFAD from the coding sequence GTGTCCGACTACAAAGCCTTTAATGTCGCGTTGGCAGATAAGGTCGCCCATGTGGTGATCAATCGCCCGGAAAAAGTCAACGCGATGAACGCGGACTTCTGGCGCGAAATCATCGAGATTTTCCGCTGGGTCGATGACACCGATGAGGTGCGCGCAGTGGTGATCTCCGGTGCAGGAAAACATTTCTCCTCAGGCATCGACCTGATGATGCTGGCCTCGGTGGGTAGCCAGCTGGGTCCGGATGTTGGCCGTAATGCCGAAAAACTGCGGCGCAAGATTCTCGAACTGCAAGCCTCGTTCAATGCCGTGGACAATTGCCGCAAGCCAGTGCTTGCAGCCATTCAAGGCTATTGCCTGGGTGGTGCGATCGATCTGATCTCGGCCTGCGACATGCGTTACTCGACGACCGATGCGCAGTTCTCGATCAAGGAAATTGATATCGGCATGGCCGCTGACGTTGGCACCCTGCAGCGTCTGCCGCGCATTATTGGTGATGGCATGATGCGTGAGCTGGCCTTTACCGGTCGCACCATTGGTGGTGAAGAGGCATGCAGCATTGGTCTAGTCAATCGTACCTATGCCGATGTTGATGCCTTGCTTGATGGCGTGATGGGCATCGCCCGCGAGATCGCCAGTAAGTCGCCGGTGGCAATTCGTGGTACCAAGGAAATGATTCGCTACATGCGTGATCACCGGGTCGATGACGGCCTGGAATATATCGCCACCTGGAACGCCGCCATGCTGCAATCGGCAGATCTACGGGTGGCCATGACGGCTCATATGAGCAAGCAGAAACCGGAGTTCGCTGACTGA